ATCCCAAGATCCTAAAatcgtgcctggcacatagtaggtgttcaataatacttgttaaataaatgaagttttaaaaatgcttgtCCTAATGGACTATTAAGTTTGATCCACCTCATTGGTGTGTTATGAAAAGTGTGTTGATACgttacataaaatacattttaaaaatgtactagtGGAACTCAGTATACAATTCTAAAGTAAATTTAAACTGTAAAATGAGTAAGTTATACCTCAGATTATGTTATTTTATGATgctgtatttctttatatttatcttaCAGAGCTTTACATCCTCATATTGCACACAGTTTGGATAAGAATTACATATCTAcgttctaaaataaatataatgtcaCTGAAAATTGtactgattttctcttctttaggTACAGCTTATAGTTAATATCCTCCTTAATGATTTAGCTAAGAAATTCCATCTTTGATGGAAATGAtaaacaatgcaaaaaaaaatctaaaagaaaaatagcatattGATCTCGGCCTCATGAAAATCAGCTTCAAGATCTCTATAAATAGGTAGCATACATTAAATTAACATATAAACGGTAAGTTTAGGATCTTTCTAATAATTCATATTTCTATTTCTCAGTTTACTTAAATTTGATCAAGTAAAACTCTGgccatatttttattaattggcTCTCCTTTTTTCCAGTAATGcattattttttcacaattttaagaaaactgataTTCTCTCAGATTCATGTCTCATCATTACAGTAGATCCCTCCTTCTCCACGCCAGAACTAGTCACCTTGATTAAACTTGTTTCCTGGGAGTTCCCAGACCTGGATTATGGTCATCACTGATTCAAACACTCCATTCTTACGAGGATTCTCTTCAGGGCTATTGctctcattttttccttcctctttggaGACCATGAACCATCATCCAGCCCCTGTCTCTCCAGAAGCATCTCCTCTCCTGACTGCTCTCCTCATTTTATAAGCATACTTTTGTCTTTGCACCCTAAAAACAAGATCCCTTAATGGACCCAGCATTCTCTAATTTTCCTCTCAAAATAGTTGCTCAACTCACTATTTTGACTTCTTCTTCACCTCTAATCTACAACTCaatttactgtaaaaaaaaaaaaaaaaaaaaaaaaaggttctgtcCCTATACAGTCAAACGATACTGTTCTAAAGTCATTTATAACCCCTTATAAGGAGTTATATTGCCAAATCCAATTAACACTTGTCCTTATCTATGTGACCTCTTGGTAGCCCTGACTGCGTTGGACCTCTCCTGCCTTATTGGAGTTCTTTCATCCCATGTTTCCACCACACCTGCTTTAATGAAACACTTTCGCACCTTGCTTTACTGAAacactctctcttctcttctctcctcctcctcctcttcttcttctccttctccttcttctttcctctctttctcctctctttctctcctttttccttccttccttccttccttccttccttccttccttccttccttccttccttccttccttctctctcttgctctctctctttccttccagaGTCGTGCTTTGTCACCCCACTGCAGCCCCAacttcctgtgctcaagtgatcctctgccctCAGCTCCCTGTGTAGCttgaactacaggcatgaaccaccatgcttgactgattttttacattttgttttatagagatgggctctcattatgttgcccaggctggtcttgaactcctgagctcaagcaatccttccatcttggtctcctaaagtgccaggattacaggagtgagccactgtgactggcctacTGAGGCACTTTCTACCAGcttcaccactccttttcaatgagatgggtttttttgtttgtttgtttgttttattttgcatatccTCTCACCTTACAATCAAATGTTGATCTCTAGGCTACTGTCCTTGGTCCTGGACTCAACCTACACAATTTCCCTGGGAAAACAAATCAATTCCTATTGTTTTAATGGCCATTTTTTTGCTGATGACtctcacatttaaatctttagcCTTCAATTCTCTActaaactccagacctcatgtcTCCAGTTGTCCTCTGAATATCTTCTCCACCTACATGTTACTGAGCCTTCCAAAGTCTTAGATTTATTCTCAGTTCTTCTCCTTGGGATGACTGTATTTTACATGTAGGAAGGAAGATGAACTGAATATTTAGTAGCCAGAAGGGCAGATGATGGCACTCCTATatgttgtttatttctgtttctcctctttcTGAACACATGGAAGAATTGCACTTCCTTGCTTTTTGAAACTGGTGTGTCATGTGACTTGTTTTAGCCAGTGAAATGTGTGTCCCTTCTAGGCAGAAACCTCTGAAACCTTTTACTCAAATAATTGTATTCTTTTCTCCTTGTACATTCCAGAGGAAAGAGGCTCCATCAGCTTACATCCTTAAGTGAAGACGATGTAGAGCCGACCTCACACCAACCAAAAATGGATATAGGGCATGAGTGAAAAATAAGCCTTTGCTATTTCAAGCCTGTGAGATTTTGGAGTTATTTGTTACCAACAAATAGCCCAGCACATCTGACTGATTTAAGATCAAAAccaaactcattatttttttcctgcacaTCATGAACAGAATAAAACAACATAAGAGGGCCTCACCTGCTCTTTATCCTATGCTCCCTGTTTTCTGTGTCTGTAGTTGAACCATCACCATTTACTCACTTAACCGGGCTAGAAACCTGGGAATATATCCAGACTCCACCATCAAGTCCACCTACATCTTATGACTCAAGTAATTCTTCAGGTTCTATTTCCTAAGTATCCTTCAAATCCATCCCTTCATCTCCATTCTTAGTGCACATCTTACTATCTCTTGCCCAGACTATTACAGTGACCATTTAAATGGACTCCCTGTCTCTAGCCTTTCCTAAATCCATTTTCCATATGGCTGCCAGagtgatttttataaaatgccaTTCCACTTTCCTGCTTAAAATCTTTCATCAGTGCTTACAGAATAAAGTCAAAATGACTTAGCATAGCATTTTAGGCTCTTGATAGTCCAAACCCTTTCTATCTCTTCAGCATCTCTGCTCCAGAGATATCCAGTTTCTTTTCCTCCCACTCCTGAACAACCCAGACAATACCATTCTTTGATTAATCCTTCCAAAAATATCAACTTAGATTTGATTTACTCTAAGAAGGCTTTCCTGGTTATCCCAAATAGACTTAATTTCCTCCCATCTATCCGCCTAAAATGTGCTTTTACTATTGAATGtgtcactttaatttttttttttttttttttttttttttttgcttatgtgTTTATTGTACTGGCCAGAGTTTGTAATAATTGTAGTCTTCTCAAGGTTAGGAAGAATACCTTACTGTCCTTATCTGGAAAGCACAGTAGTTAGCACATTACAGCCAcctcaaaaagattttttttattttttattttcattttaagttcggtggtacatgtgcaagatgtgcaggtttgttacataggtaaacatgtgccatggtgatttgctgcatctatcaacccatcacctaggtattaagtccagcatgcattagttatttttcctaatcctctctctcctcccaccccaaccaCTGACAGGCCCACTGTGTGTttttcccctgcctgtgtccaggtgttctcattactcagctcccacttacaagtgagaacgtgcagtagTTTGGTTTTAtgctcctgcattagtttgctgaggataacggcttccagcttcatccatgtccttgaaaaggacatgatctttttcctttttatggctgcatagtatttcgtgttgtgtatgtaccacattttgtttatccagtctattactgatgggcatttgggttgattccctatctttgctattgcaaatagtgctgcaatgaacatatgcatacaAACATTATGCATGCATCTTCGTAAAATAATGAttgatattcctttgggtatatacctagcaatgggattgctaggtgaaatggtatttctggttccaggtctttgaggaatcaccacaccatcttccacaaagattgaactaatttacattatgGAACGGAAATAATAAGACATTTTATCAGAAAGGTTAACATCTGTTACGGTCTTATATTTTTTACAGAGCGTAAAATCCGTTGAAGTcttactatatgtcaggcactgcaAAACGCATTCCATAAGCTTTATTGTATTTAGCCTAACAATAACTGTACGGGATGGAGACATGCATTAGGTGtctatccttactgattttcttatCAGAAGcaacccaaatctcaccttccTGGCAGATAGATCATTATAGGCTCTTAGCTactattataattaaattattttcctatgcAGTAGCTGAATGAAGAGCAGAGACAACTATAGTTTACAATCAAGATTTTTGTCTAAACTTTTAAGAGAAAGTCCAgtttcattatttaaaacattttgaaaaaaattataacatttatatatcatCTTTCCCTCGATGCATAACACTTTTTACACAGTTTAGTGGTAGATAAGTGAGGGGTAACTCAAATCAGAGAAACGGGTGCAGACATTTGATTAACTTGTCTCACATCATAACTTTTCAAGATTTCATTATCATTCCACAACACCTGCCTTCAAAAAAGAACTTTGTAATTACCATTGAGTGACAAAATACCAAGTAGTGATAGAGGTGTATAGACGAACTCAAAAGTTATTGTAGGAGGATACTGataaaatattgggaaaaatcACAAAAGACACGAGAAGATAATTTAGAGTTATATGAGCAAATCACATGACTCCAGTCTCTGGCTCTCTTAGCCAGAACACTGAATCTTTTACAATTTACCTCTTGTTGCCAATAATTTTCTATTATCGTCAGATAATAATAGACTGGCATATGAACCTAGTTTatcaacacatttttttaaaaaactgacattCCTTTCTTAAGGAGTCCATCCATtcacccaatttttaaaaaattgttccagGAAGAGGACTTAAGTTCATTCCTTTGAATTCTAGTCTGCATCCCAGCTTTTAGAACAGGGGATGCAGAACCAGTTGATTTGCCACAGGCCAAGCAAGTCCTGAGTTTCCAGCGAATCAAGCAATTAACCAGTTACTTGGCTTTTTGCAGAAATACACAAAACGTGTAGACTCGCTTAATTCCTTCTCCTCTTCACACGGAAATTGGCTCCTCGGGCGAATGTTGTTTTTCACCGCAGCCATGTGTCAAAGGGCGATTAACATTCGCTCGACAAAACCCCATCCCGGGCCATTTGGAAGTTGCACGCGTTCACACCCGGGGCTCAGCCTGGTGCGCCTTCACGCGCAGCCTTTTTGTTTATGCGGTTAGCAAGGGAGAGGGGCGGAGAAGGAGCGAACCTCTCAATGTGCAGCAGGCCGCGAGGGCTATATAAAGCTCGGGTCTCGGACCTACTGGAACTAGCCAAGATTGCCCGCGAGCTGGCAGCGGCCTTACGCCAGTCTCCGCGGCGCCATGGAGACCGCAGGAGGCGCAGAGGGCGCAGAGAGTGGAGCCGCTGCGTGCACGGCCATCGACCGCACTACGCGGCGCGCGGCCGCAGACTCCGGGTAGGCTTCTCCGCGCTGCTCTGTGCCTCCCAGCTTCCCCCGTCCCTCCCGCCTGCgcctccccagctcctcccctccACTCTCCATCCCCCACTCCCCGGTGCCAGCGCTTGGCTTCGGTGGATTCTCCCGGGTCTGGGCTCACGTCTCCTCTGCGCGCCTTGTGCTATCCATCCGGCAGATACGCGGGCTTCTGGAGACCCTGGGTGGACGCTGGAggcaagaaagaagaggagacGCCGAACCACGCCACGGAGGTGGTGAGTGAGCCACGCGTCTCAGGCCGCGCCTCCCACGGGTGCAGAAGATTGACCAGGGCTCTCGGGACGCAGTGCCCGAGAGAGACATGCGAGACACCGCTCCTGCCTCACGCTTAACATCCTGCCTGCCAGTGGCCATAACGGTGCCGACGCGGCGGATGCGTCCTCTGGAGCGATGGGCCACAGGCACCCAGCCGGGAGCGAGGCTGCTGAGAGCCCTGGGGTTACATTCCCAGCGGGCACGAGGAACACTGGGTCGTGCACGTTTCCACTTTCTAGAAGGAGGTGGGTGATAACTGGATTCACTTCCTTTCCTCTTCAGATGCCCGATGGCCCTGGAATGACCGCAGCCCCAGGAAAGCTTTCGCAATTCAGGCACCCAGTCAGGTGAGTGACAGGCCTCCCCAAAGGTCTCCTGCTTCTCCAGCCCCAGGGAGGAGCCAGGGGCATCGCACAGCCCAGCTCCGCAGCTGGTCctgcagcctctctctctctgaaaatcTGGCTTCAAGGTTACTTATCTTCTCACTCGCAGAGACCCGTTACTCATCAAATTGAAAAAGGTAGGGGCTCACGGTCTCACGTAAAGGGACCATGATCAATACATACTCAATGAACTTGATGAATATATTACGAAGAGGGAAAGGGGATGCTATGGTAAAAGAGCGCAGTCCTCTTGTGGTGGcaaaacagtttttgtttttaaatcctaAAGGGTTCGAATGAAATTGACTTGGCATCAGGCAGTGTGTATGCTGCTTTTGTCTTGCAATCTGGAAGGAAGAATGGGATTAGCAGTTACAGTCTTACAGCAAATCAAGTTTGCCGTGTaggagaaaatagaaatgtaatgAAAATCCTAAAGATTACTGAGGGTGGTTATAGAAAGGGTCAAAAATTATTTAACGTGAGGAGCTAGTTTACTGTTCCTAGCCACTTCAGGAAGTCAGCCTTTATCTaagattctttgtcttttattactATTACTTTTATTCAGGTGAAATGTTAATAATTCTGCAGTTTTCCTGCCTCCCAGAGCTGTTAAATGAAGAGCTGAATGATGTTTGTAAAGTGTCCGTGGTGATAAATAGCACATAGAAGTCATTACATCTAATTTCCTACCATGTACTAGCACTAGTGAAGGATACAGAAAAAAGTAGTCAAAGCACATGGCAAGTGTTGTAATGAAGTTTAGTTTGGTTAGTTTTACAAGTATGGGCATGGCACGAAGTGCCTAAATCTGTGAGTGGTAGGGGGAAGGGTCAGGGAAGTGTATATTATAAGTAGTGATTACCTGGCTGAGTCTTGGAGAAGTTAATCAGATGAATGGGAAGTGGGAGCAAAAGAAATAGCATTGGAAAAGAGAAGCAGGATCATGAAACAGTGTGGCTCCTTGTGGGAACTCCAAGGAGTTTAGGTGTGTGAAGTTGTGGTCATTTCAGCAGGGTAATCAGATGCCAGATCTTGCACACTCTTGTACAGAGTTTTGTCTTGATCCTGTTTGTAGTGTTGGGAACCCGTGGGCTTTATTCCGAAGGTAGTCTTGGGGGTTATACGTTAAATAGGCTTAGGACATCAAAAGTAAAACTGGAAGTTCTGCAATTTTTCAGGTAAGAAATGATGACGAACCATTGTAAGACACGGGAAGTGAGGATGGGACTGGATGAATCTAGGAAATACTTAGATGACAAAATAGATTAGGCTTTATAATGTATTGGATATGGTAGATGAAGAAGAGGTAAAAGACCAGAATGGCTCCTAAGTTTGTGGCTGATGATCAGGTGAATGCTGTactaaaagaatggaaattaggGCCGAAAACAGATTTGGGAGGTGAGACCATGAGTCAAGTTTTCCACTTATCATATTTAATGTGCCTATGGGGCATCCGAAGAGTGATATCCAGTAGAGTGCTGCATATGTAAGTTAGGGTCCCAGAGTCAAGATCTTAAGTGGAAATACCGACTTGGGAGTCCATGGTAAATGTAGGGTGGGGAAATCATGACAGTGGGCCAGGTCATCCTAGTTTGTTTAGAGAGAGGGCTGATGTTCTCAATGAAAACCTGAGGGAAGGCCAGCATCTAACCAGTACACAAATAAAAGGAGGTccgcaaaggagactgagaagaatCAGAACAGAAAGAAACTCAGAAAAGTATGTGGGCCCTGGGAGAAAAATGGCCCACAGTGAGAAATTCTGGAGAGAGTATCATAATTACTAAACAGCATTCTTTGGGTTTGCCAGTTCCAGTTACccattagaaaataaattgtttcttaTATAAGAAATTCCCTTCTTTTCTGAAGTATGGATACAATTTAATTGTGCttctcttacattttatttttattcatttatattttgactAATGTGATGTGTTTTTTTATTCAGCTGTCAACTTTTTGAGGGTAGGGACCATgatttattcatctttaaattGTGAATTATGTTGGCACAAGGGatcactgaaatatttattgaatgactgaATAATTGATAGTTACTTGTTTAAGcatcaaaaatataaactttttatgATTTTTGCTGGAAACATTTATAAACTACAttgtttttctgccttttaaaGTGGAGCATACTGAACATAATGCAATCTTTCATTTATTGGAATGACTCTGTTGTATGAATATATGGGCTGTTTATCCTACACAAAAATGACTGCACTGTACTTGGTGATTCAGCCTTATCTCTCCTCATTCTTTTCCTTGATGAAGACCAGAAGGCAAGATTAGTATTTGTCAGATTTTTGAAATTCTGAGGTAATATACTTACATGCCAGTTAtttgtataaaacatatataatctCTCAATATTTCATATGGTATTCACAAATTTAGTTGAATGAGGAGAAGACAGGCAGACAGAATCAAAGTTGAGGCCAGAAGTAGTCTTTCTATGCCTCAAGTTGTGAGTGTatagacaaaatttttaaaatactgttttttatacATTTCTAAACTTACATTGTCTACTTCTATAAGAGTTAAATCTGTGAGTTTTAAGTAAGATAATAGGTAATTTCCACCTTTTTGTAAGGTGCATAATATTTCGTCATCTTTATAAAGCTGGCTATCATCAGAGTTTTTAATGTACTGGTAGAactaaattcattttttccaaagaaatttaGAAACTGTAAGACAAATCTTCTATGTATTATAAGAATAAATATATCCATAAGACACAAAGTAAGATAAACATTGATCTTATGCTTATCCAGGGTTTAGTGTGAATTTGATCCAATTTACAGCTtgaataaagacttaaaataaTCAAACAGTTATTGATACTTGGGCaagtagattccatgaaaactgtgataGTAGCATATTTTAACTCTATATCTTAAGGCTATATCCAAATGTCTAAGTCAATTGTTAAATATATGGAGCTCTTGAAAATTTGACCATTTCATGAGTTTAAAGATTctgaatgtgaaaaataaaacatgttgtcTGCTTCTTTCAGACTATTTTGGCCAAAATCAAAGTGTTATGATTACTTATATCAAGAAGCAGAAGCTCTTCTGAAAAATTTTCCAATTCAAGCCACAATTTCATTTTACGAAGATTCTGATAGTGGAGATGAAATTGAGGAGCTGACCTGTGAAAATTAATCTGATTAGCTACTTTTGATTATATCCAGAGCTTTTAGGGTTTAAATTTAGTGTACAAAtgtatcataattattttaagctaatttatttgtatataaattattaataaagtgaaatattttataattaatctgGTATTTGGCCTTTTTTTATCCCTACACTAGAATTGAATGTTGGAATCTAAAATAGGTGCCATCTACAAATGTCTTGATTGCATTATAAATATTTGCGGCTTACAAAGAataaatttttctcttcattaaattgcaaatttatatttagttataattttgcaaagaatGACAGTATTTAATTCTCAAGACTAAATCTTTTAACATCTGCTATTTCCTACTGATGCCAGTTGGATATTGTAGTTACAGATTAGTATTATCTTATTAGATAATGAAGAAAATAGCCTTATGTTAGAAATCACTCATTTATTAGTAAATATTTCTTAGCAGGTGGAAAAAACACATTAAATCATTATCTGTAATTGAAAAAGGGAATCAATCTTAGGGCTCTTAAATTAtagatattttacataaatgatgAGCAAAGTAACTCTTATGTTAATACTCCTTTTCAGTCCTTAAATCCCGTAGTAAAATAGTATGGATATTTAATACTTAATGTACTACATCGAGGGATCcctagaattaaaacaaaatgtttaaatttgaGTGATTGATATGGAGTCTAAAAAAGTGGAGTCTAAAGGCCAGAAGTTGATAGTATCTTCCATTTCTGTAGGGGAGCTAAGAAATTTGGAAAGTATGGAACATTCTTCAACAATATTAACTTATCCTTGTTCTGGTTCTCTGCTTTTGTTATTCTTATGTAAAAGTTTTCTCATGAGAAGTGAAATAAGTCTCAGTGGTTAGTTTTTCTTATGTAGACTCTAGAAGAATATGTCATCAtttaatgagagagagagaacactgcAGCAGTTTGCAAGGTCAAAGTAATACAGTTATTTATAGTCATGAGGTTCTTTTAGCTCAAATTCAGTCTTCTTGTAATAAGCATTTCAattgcaaataaaaatggatagAAGTGAATGTCATAGGTGGCTACCAAGCTAAGAAATGCCTCTTATTTGAATGGCCACATATAGTCACACactttttcttctgatttaaaaGATTCTACAAACCTAACCTTGATTTTTAGGCACTTTAAGAACTAAGTAGTTAAACAGAGAAAGTTTAAAGCATGACAATATGTTCAGAGTTAGGAAAAGTTAGTAATTAAAGGAGGATGGGGAGGATTATTTAGAACTATGTTTCTTCTGAAAACTTTCTCTCTTGTTGAATTCTACTCTGAAGATCTATGTGCTCCCCAAGggacacacaaaacaaacattaaCAGTAAAATCAGATTTTGAGCATTAGAGCCTGGTGTTTACCTTGTCCTTTTCCCATTCATATGTTGGAATAGTACGAACAGCCACTGCCACTTATTCAGTACCTAATATTAACGAGGCACCGCAGTATGTAGTTTACATATGACCCTTTAATCTTTAATAAACCCATTATGCAGATGGAGAAAATGAGACTTTGAGATACTAAAGTAACTTGCATAAGACAGCTCAGTCATTAAGTGCAGAGATGGCATCCAAACCAAATCTGACTTTTAAACGTTACTTCATCACCACAGCTGGAGGTGAGCTGCATCAGTACACAATTCCCAGGGAAGACAGGAAGTTACATAAGGACGGAGAATTTGTGAGTGGGTGAATACAGCAGAAGGAGACTTTACTAACGTCTTACCCGCATTCATTAGTCCTCAGCATGCTTAAAGTTGAGGTTTAAGGATGCTTAAAGATGAGGTTTTCTTCTTACCCCACAGTAGTGGCTGTTGACATTTGATATTTTTGCTCTTAAAGGTGTGAGGTGCTTTTTCCAGTACAGTCTAGTGCCTTacaggaaagaatttcagagaaacTAAAATGCGTTTTTGTCCATATTTCAAGTAGTGTATTTTATTCCATATTTCAAGTAGTGCGATGGTACTGCTTAACAATGAACACACATTGCTGTTCCGGGTTAGCAGGATTAAGAATTTGTTCCCAGATTCGGTCAGCACCAAGGCTAAGGAACAGCTTCACTCTCTAATCTTTCAACGAAATAGCTGTCACCTTGCTCCGGTGCTGAAGTGCGGGACGCGGAACTAACTGAGCATGCGTACTTCCTCCCTACCGGCCCTCCCTCCGCCCCATTGGCTCCGCCCTCCGCGGACGTGCTGCGTCAGAGCGCGTCTCACCCCTGGCGACCCCGGAAGTGGGTCGGGGGTTGGCCACTGCCCGGCCACAGAGCCGGAGGTGGAGGTACTATCCCGTCCGGCGGCGAACCCCGGGCAGGGCCGGGGGCTGGGGTTTCAAGATGCTGAACGTCCCTTCCCAGTCTTTCCCGGCCCCCAGGTCGCAGCAGCGTGTAGCCTTCGGGGGGCGTAGCAAGGTAAGCGGGTGGCTCCGTGAGTCTCTCCCCTCGCTGCGTTTCGCGCACCGGCAGTCTGTTCTCTTTTTCCGCCCCAGCTCCCAGCTCCTGTACACCTCTCTAAGCTGTCGTTCGCTGCTGTCCTTGCCTGCAACCTCTTTCTGATCCCACTCTGTCTACAGTCCCTAAACTCTGCttatctccctccctttcccctagTAGCCCCTCTTCTTTCTGGTCCTTTATCCCGCTCTATCTGCTCCCTTCCTTCAAGTCCTTTCCCGCGATTTAAATTTATATGacagagccaggcactgtgcttgcgGTATTATAGGCGCTCGGTATTAGCCTCCTTCCCTCAACCTCATCTCCTCGCTGGTCTTTTGTTCTTCACTGCCTGAAGGAGTTGTACCACATCACTCGATGTGGGTTCCCTTGCAGGAGGGAAAGGCTTGGCAGTGGCGACAGTGACCGTCTGTGCAAGGATGGGGACTTGAGCTGGGGAGCTAAGTCAGGTTTACAGACACTATCCAAGTCATactgcctttctttcttccccgGGTACCTGATAGTTTTATCACTGCCTTTTCTACTATTATCACTTGCTAACTTTGAAGTAAATACAATACTCTTGAGTTTTTGTTGAGCACAGTTACTGTTAGCAACAGGTGGAATACTGTGCAGATATATTCTGTATTtgcaaaattcaataaaaattgtgttctttgttcttttgcgAATGTTGTTTGTTCCTGTTTATGTGTTAGTTCCTCATTCTGTAACCATATCTTTATCTTTTGTTTGTGACACTTCCACCTACTTGGGCCACTCGGTTAACTCTTGAGTCTTAGCATCATTTGGAACCCTTAtcgattttcttatttttctccactTAGACTTGGCGTTCTGATTCTAGTTCAGAATGAATATAGGTTCAGGGATCTGTAGTTTTCATTAGCTTTCCAGAGATTTCTTAAGTACTTATAGGAGGCCATGTATATTTTTAGTggtttacatgtattaactttaatcttcacaattatCCTGTGAAGTGAAAGCTTTTATTGTCTctatttcacagaaaaggaaactggctAAGAAATGTTGCCTTAAATTGCTTAGACTTGTGTTGTGGTTCTGCTGTGAAATTTCATTTACTGATTCATATATCAATCATCTAGCCATCCAGTCAAGTATATTTTTCTCACTGGTTTTTGACCTATTTCTTGAAGCTAAATACTTGACTGAATAACATAGTCTTTCCAGAGAGAATCTCTGAATTAGAATATGAGTGGCTGCTGTTCTTCGTTAAA
This is a stretch of genomic DNA from Rhinopithecus roxellana isolate Shanxi Qingling chromosome 4, ASM756505v1, whole genome shotgun sequence. It encodes these proteins:
- the RIPPLY2 gene encoding protein ripply2, producing METAGGAEGAESGAAACTAIDRTTRRAAADSGYAGFWRPWVDAGGKKEEETPNHATEVMPDGPGMTAAPGKLSQFRHPVRLFWPKSKCYDYLYQEAEALLKNFPIQATISFYEDSDSGDEIEELTCEN